The Stenotrophomonas maltophilia genome segment GCACCGCCTCCTCCTCCCACAAGCGGTCCATGGCCTCGGCGGTATCGTCGCGGACTTCCTCGCTGGCACGCTGGCGCAGCGCCTGCAGATCGGCCTTGCCGTCACCGGCTTCGACCAGGATCTCGAACAGCACCCGGTGCGGCAGCTCACGCTCGGCGGCACGCGCCGCCAGCATCCCGGCGATATGGCCGATGTGGTGCAGCCACTCGCGGGCCTCGCTGCCGGGGCGATGGGCCAGGAATTCCAGCAGCAACGGCAGGTAATCCGGCAGCTCGCGGGCATCCAGTTCAAAGCCGTTGCGGCGGTAGGTTTCGACCAGATCGACCATGGCCTGGCCGCGGTCGCGCGACTCGCCATGGATGTGCTCGAACAGCAGCAGGCTCATCGAGCGGCCGCGGTCGAAACTGGCCAGCCACGCCGCCTGCGCATCCAGCGCATCGGTGGCCAGCAGCTGCTGCACGAAGCTGCGCAGCTGCTGGCGGCGGGTGGCGTTCAGCGCCGGGTCGTCACAGGCGGCGAGCAGTTCCTCGCCGTGCTCCCACAGTTCTTCGTGGGGGTAGTCCAGCAACACCCCGACCAGCTTGAGCACGCTCATCACACCACCTCCTTGCGGCGGTGGTTCGGGCCCTTGTCCACCACGAAGGTGGTGGTCTTGCGCTGGCCGAACAGGTCAGCCGGGCTGTCACCATTGCAGCCGTTGCCGAAGGTGAAGCCGCAGCCGCCGCGCTCGCCGAAGGCGTCGTTGGCGTACTCGCGGTGGCCGGTCGGAATCACGAAGCGGTCCTCGTAGTTGGCGATGGCCAGGTAGCGGTACATCTCTTCCACCTGGGCGATGCTCAGCCCGGTCTGTTCCAGCACCGCGGTGTCTTCCACGCCGTCCACGTTCTTGGCCCGGCGCCAGGCACGCATCGCCATCAGCCGTTCCAGCGCGCGTACCACCGGCGCCTCGTCACCGGCCGTCAGCAGGTTGGCCAGGTAGCGCATCGGAATGCGCAGCGACGCCACGTCCGGCAGTTCGCCGCTCATGCCCACGCGGCCACGCTCGGCGGCGGACTGGATCGGCGACAGCGGCGGCACGTACCAGACCATCGGCAGCGTGCGGTATTCCGGGTGCAGCGGCAGCGCCAGCTTCCAGTCGATCGCCAGCTTGTACACCGGCGACTGCTTGGCCGACTCCAGCCAGCTGTCCGGGATGCCCTCCTTGCGCGCGGCGGCGATCACCGCCGGATCGTTCGGATCCAGGAAGATGTCCAGGTGGGCCTGGTAAAGATCCTTCTCGGCGGCCACCGAAGCGGCCTCGGCAATGCGGTCGGCGTCGTACAGCATCACGCCCAGGTAGCGGATGCGGCCCACGCAGGTTTCCGAGCACACGGTCGGCTCACCCATCTCGATGCGCGGGTAGCAGAAGATGCACTTCTCCGACTTGCCGCTCTTCCAGTTGTAGTAGATCTTCTTGTATGGGCAGGCCGACACGCACATGCGCCAGCCGCGGCACTTGTCCTGGTCGATCAGCACGATGCCGTCTTCCTCGCGCTTGTAGATCGCGCCGGAGGGGCACGCCGACACGCACGCCGGGTTCAGGCAGTGCTCGCACAGGCGCGGCAGGTACATCATGAAGGTCTTCTCGAAGGCGCCGTAGATCTCCTTCTGCACCTGGTCGAAGTTGTAGTCGCGCGAGCGCTTGCTGAACTCCGAACCGAGGATCTCCTCCCAGTTGGGGCCCCACTCGATCTTCTGCATGCGCTCGCCACTGATCAGCGAACGCGGCCGCGCGGTGGGCTGGTGCTGGCTGTCCTTGGCGGTGTGCAGGTTCTGGTAGTCGAAATCGAACGGCTCGTAGTAGTCGTCGATCTGCGGCAGGTCCGGGTTGGCGAAGATCTTGGCCAGCATGCGCCAGCGGCCACCCGCGCGTGGCACCAGCTTGCCGGCGCGGGTGCGCACCCAGCCGCCGTTCCACTTGTCCTGGTTCTCCCATTCCTTCGGGTAACCGATGCCCGGCTTGGTTTCCACGTTGTTGAACCAGGCGTACTCGACGCCCTCGCGCGATGTCCAGACGTTCTTGCAGGTGATCGAGCAGGTGTGGCAGCCGATGCACTTGTCCAGGTTCAGCACCATCGCGATCTGTGCACGGACCTTCATCACACCACCTCCTTGCTGGCCGATGCCGAAGCACCAGCAGGCTGCTCATCGTCCAACCAATCGATCTTGTCCATCTTGCGTACGATCACGAACTCGTCGCGGTTGGTACCGCAGGTGCCGTAGTAGTTGAAGCCATAGGCCAGCTGCGCGTAGCCGCCGATCATGTGGGTCGGCTTGAGCACGATGCGGGTCACCGAGTTGTGGATGCCGCCGCGGGTGCCGGAAATCTCCGAGCCCGGCACGTTGATGATGCGTTCCTGGGCGTGGTACATCATCGCCATGCCCGGCATCACGCGCTGGCTGACCACCGCACGCGCGGCGATCGCACCGTTGACGTTGAACAGCTCGATCCAGTCGTTGTCGACGATGCCGGCGCTGCGCGCGTCGTCCTCGCTGATCCACACGATCGGGCCACCGCGCGACAGTGTCTGCATGATCAGGTTGTCGCTGTAGGTGCTGTGGATGCCCCACTTCTGGTGCGGGGTGATCCAGTTCAGCACGATCTCCTTGTTGCCGTTCGGGCGCTGGTTCAGCAGCGGCTCCACCGTGCGCGTGTTGACCGGCGGCCGGTAGCTCATGAAGGCCTCGCCGAAGTCGATCATCCACTCATGGTCCTGGTAGAACTGCTGGCGACCGGTCACCGTGCGCCACGGAATCAGCTCGTGCACGTTGGTATAGCCGGCGTTGTAGCTGACGTTGTCGTCTTCCAGGCCCGACCAGATCGGCGAGGAAATGATCTTGCGCGGCTGTGCCTGGATGTCACGGAAGCGGATCGCCTCGTGCTCCTTTCCCACGGCCAGGTGGGTGTGCTCGCGGCCGGTGAAGGTGCCCAGCGATTCCCAGGCCTTCACCGCCACGTGGCCGTTGGTTTCCGGCGCCAGGTGCAGGATCACTTCGGCCGCGTCGATCGCGGTCGAGATGGCCGGGCGGCCCTGGCTTACGCCTTCTTCGTGCACGGTGTGGTTCAACTTGCCGAGGAACTCGACCTCGTGCTTGGTATCCCAGCTCATGCCCTTGCCGCCGTTGCCCTGCTTGTCCAGCAGCGGGCCGAGCGAGGTGAACTTGCGGTACAGGTTCGGGTAGTCACGCTCAACCACCGTCATCGACGGCATGGTCTGGCCCGGAATGGCCTCGCACTCGCCCTTCTTCCAGTCGGCTACGCCGAACGGCATGCCCAGCTCGTTGGGGGTGTCGTGCAGGGTCGGCACCAGCACCAGGTCCTTCTCCACACCCAGCACGCCCGGCGCCATCTCGCTCACGGTGCGGGCCACCTCCTTGAAGATGTCCCAGTCACTGCGCGATTCCCAGGCCGGGTCCACCGCCTTCGACAGCGGGTGGATGAACGGGTGCATGTCCGAGGTGTTGAGGTCGTCCTTCTCGTACCAGGTTGCCGTCGGCAGCACGATGTCCGAGTACAGCGCGGTGGTGCACATGCGGAAGTCGAGCGTGACCAGCAGGTCCAGCTTGCCTTCCGGCGCCTCGTCGCGCCACTTCACCTCCTGCGGCTTCACTGCGCCCATTTCGCCCAGGTCCTTGCCCTGCAGCCCGTGGCGCGTACCCAGCAGGTGCCGCAGCATGTACTCGTGGCCCTTGCCCGAGGAACCCAGCAGGTTCGAGCGCCAGATGAACATCATGCGCGGGTGGTTCTGGCTGGCGTCCGGGTCGGCGAAGGCGAAGTCCAGCGAGCCGTCCTTGAACTTGCCCAGCGCATAGTCCGCCGGGGCCACGCCGGCCGCTTCGGCCTCGCGTACCAGCTGCAGCGGGTTGCGGTCCAGCTGCGGGGTGCTCGGCAGCCAGCCCATGCGCACCGCGCGCAGGTTCAGGTCGGCCAGGCTGCCGCCGTACTTGCTCGCATCGGCCAGCGGCGACAGCAGCTCGTCCACCTGCAGCTTCTCGTAGCGCCACTGCCCGGTGTTGAAGTAGAAGAACGAAGTGCCGTTCATGTGGCGCGGCGGCTTGCTCCAGTCCAGGCCGAATGCGAGCGGCTGCCAGCCGGTCTGCGGGCGCAGCTTTTCCTGGCCCACGTAATGCGCCCAGCCGCCACCGGTCTGGCCCACGCAGCCGCACATGATCAGCATGTTGATCAGGCCGCGGTAGTTCATGTCGTTGTGGAACCAGTGGTTCATGCCCGCGCCGACGATGATCATTGATCGGCCGTGGGTCTTGTCGGCGGTACGCGCGAACTCTCGCGCGATCTCGATCACCTCGGCGCGCGACACGCCGGTGATGCGCTCCTGCCACGCCGGCGTGCCCGGCACCATGTCATCGAAGCTCGATGCCACGTTGCCGCCGCCAAAGCCACGGTCAACGCCATACTGGGCCAGCAGCAGGTCGTAGACCGTGGCCACCAGCGTCTCGCCGCCATCGGCCGTGGCCAGCCGGCGCACCGGAATGTTGCGGTCCAGTACTTCTTCGGCCGGTGCAGCGGTCCAGCCGTCGCTTTCAATGCCACCGAAGTACGGGAAGCTCACCGCCTCGATGCCGTCGTTGGCGTCGGACAAGCTCAGGCGCAGGCGTGTGTCGGCGCCGTTGCTGGCCTTCTCTTCGATGTTCCAACGACCCTTCTCGCCCCAGCGGAAACCGATCGAGCCGTTGGGCACCACGATCTGGCCGCTGTTCTCGTCGTAGGCCAGGGTCTTCCAGTCCGGGTTATTGGCTTCACCCAGCCCGCCCAGCTCACTGGCACGCAGGAAGCGGCCCGCCACCAGGCGGCCATCGTCGCGACGCTCCAGACGCACCAGCATCGGCATGTCCGAGTACTGGCGGCAGTAGTCCTGGAAATACTGCGAGGGCCAATCAACATGGAACTCGCGCAGGATCACATGGCCGAAGGCAAAGGCCAGCGCCGCGTCGGTGCCCTGCTTGGGGTGCAGCCAGTGGTCGGTCAGCTTGGCCAGCTCGGAATAGTCCGGGCAGATCGCCACCGTCTTGGTGCCGTTGTAGCGCGCCTCGGTGAAGAAATGTGCATCAGGCGTACGCGTCTGCGGCACGTTCGAGCCCCAGGCGATGATGTAGCGACTGTTGTACCAGTCGGCCGATTCGGGCACGTCGGTCTGCTCGCCCCAGATCTGCGGCGAGGCCGGCGGCAGGTCGCAGTACCAGTCGTAGAAGGACAGGCAGGCGCCACCCAGCAGCGACAAATATCGCGCACCGGCGGCGTAGGACACCATCGACATCGCCGGAATCGGCGAGAACCCGACCACGCGGTCCGGGCCGTACTGCTTCACCGTATACAGGTTGGAGGCGGCGATGATCTCGTTGGCCTCTTCCCACTGCAGGCGCACGAAGCCACCCATGCCGCGGCGGGTCTTGTACGAACGCGCCTTCTCCTTGTCCTCCACGATGCTGGCCCAGGCATCGACCGGGGCCTTGCTCTTGCGTGCTTCGCGCCACAGGCGCAGCAGCGTGCCGCGGATCAGCGGGTACTTCAGCCGGTTGGCGCTGTACAGGTACCAGGAATAGCTGGCGCCACGCGGGCAGCCACGCGGTTCATGGTTGGGCAGGTCCGGGCGCGTGCGCGGGTAGTCGGTCTGCTGGGTTTCCCAGGTGACCAGGCCGTTCTTGACGTAGATCTTCCAGCTGCAGGAGCCGGTGCAGTTCACGCCATGGGTGGATCGTACGATCTTGTCGTACTGCCAGCGGGCGCGGTAACTGTTTTCCCAGTCGCGGCCCTCGCTCTTGGCAAAACCATGGCCATCGGCAAAGGTCTGGGGGTCACGCTTGAAGAACTGCAAGCGATCG includes the following:
- a CDS encoding nitrate reductase subunit alpha; the protein is MSYFLDRLQFFKRDPQTFADGHGFAKSEGRDWENSYRARWQYDKIVRSTHGVNCTGSCSWKIYVKNGLVTWETQQTDYPRTRPDLPNHEPRGCPRGASYSWYLYSANRLKYPLIRGTLLRLWREARKSKAPVDAWASIVEDKEKARSYKTRRGMGGFVRLQWEEANEIIAASNLYTVKQYGPDRVVGFSPIPAMSMVSYAAGARYLSLLGGACLSFYDWYCDLPPASPQIWGEQTDVPESADWYNSRYIIAWGSNVPQTRTPDAHFFTEARYNGTKTVAICPDYSELAKLTDHWLHPKQGTDAALAFAFGHVILREFHVDWPSQYFQDYCRQYSDMPMLVRLERRDDGRLVAGRFLRASELGGLGEANNPDWKTLAYDENSGQIVVPNGSIGFRWGEKGRWNIEEKASNGADTRLRLSLSDANDGIEAVSFPYFGGIESDGWTAAPAEEVLDRNIPVRRLATADGGETLVATVYDLLLAQYGVDRGFGGGNVASSFDDMVPGTPAWQERITGVSRAEVIEIAREFARTADKTHGRSMIIVGAGMNHWFHNDMNYRGLINMLIMCGCVGQTGGGWAHYVGQEKLRPQTGWQPLAFGLDWSKPPRHMNGTSFFYFNTGQWRYEKLQVDELLSPLADASKYGGSLADLNLRAVRMGWLPSTPQLDRNPLQLVREAEAAGVAPADYALGKFKDGSLDFAFADPDASQNHPRMMFIWRSNLLGSSGKGHEYMLRHLLGTRHGLQGKDLGEMGAVKPQEVKWRDEAPEGKLDLLVTLDFRMCTTALYSDIVLPTATWYEKDDLNTSDMHPFIHPLSKAVDPAWESRSDWDIFKEVARTVSEMAPGVLGVEKDLVLVPTLHDTPNELGMPFGVADWKKGECEAIPGQTMPSMTVVERDYPNLYRKFTSLGPLLDKQGNGGKGMSWDTKHEVEFLGKLNHTVHEEGVSQGRPAISTAIDAAEVILHLAPETNGHVAVKAWESLGTFTGREHTHLAVGKEHEAIRFRDIQAQPRKIISSPIWSGLEDDNVSYNAGYTNVHELIPWRTVTGRQQFYQDHEWMIDFGEAFMSYRPPVNTRTVEPLLNQRPNGNKEIVLNWITPHQKWGIHSTYSDNLIMQTLSRGGPIVWISEDDARSAGIVDNDWIELFNVNGAIAARAVVSQRVMPGMAMMYHAQERIINVPGSEISGTRGGIHNSVTRIVLKPTHMIGGYAQLAYGFNYYGTCGTNRDEFVIVRKMDKIDWLDDEQPAGASASASKEVV
- the narJ gene encoding nitrate reductase molybdenum cofactor assembly chaperone, whose product is MSVLKLVGVLLDYPHEELWEHGEELLAACDDPALNATRRQQLRSFVQQLLATDALDAQAAWLASFDRGRSMSLLLFEHIHGESRDRGQAMVDLVETYRRNGFELDARELPDYLPLLLEFLAHRPGSEAREWLHHIGHIAGMLAARAAERELPHRVLFEILVEAGDGKADLQALRQRASEEVRDDTAEAMDRLWEEEAVRFGAEAPAEDCKPPVRSPARPSHREVQP
- the narH gene encoding nitrate reductase subunit beta, which codes for MKVRAQIAMVLNLDKCIGCHTCSITCKNVWTSREGVEYAWFNNVETKPGIGYPKEWENQDKWNGGWVRTRAGKLVPRAGGRWRMLAKIFANPDLPQIDDYYEPFDFDYQNLHTAKDSQHQPTARPRSLISGERMQKIEWGPNWEEILGSEFSKRSRDYNFDQVQKEIYGAFEKTFMMYLPRLCEHCLNPACVSACPSGAIYKREEDGIVLIDQDKCRGWRMCVSACPYKKIYYNWKSGKSEKCIFCYPRIEMGEPTVCSETCVGRIRYLGVMLYDADRIAEAASVAAEKDLYQAHLDIFLDPNDPAVIAAARKEGIPDSWLESAKQSPVYKLAIDWKLALPLHPEYRTLPMVWYVPPLSPIQSAAERGRVGMSGELPDVASLRIPMRYLANLLTAGDEAPVVRALERLMAMRAWRRAKNVDGVEDTAVLEQTGLSIAQVEEMYRYLAIANYEDRFVIPTGHREYANDAFGERGGCGFTFGNGCNGDSPADLFGQRKTTTFVVDKGPNHRRKEVV